GAAAATGCGGTGGGTCTTTCCTCTGGATTTGATGCTTTTATCCGTAAACCGTTTCGGGATACGGAACTGTTTGACTGCTTGACTCAACAGTTAGGGGTGCGCTTTGTGTATGAAGACCCCGGGGAATCATCGATGCCCCCATTGGCCGTTCCCCCGGTCCCTTTAACCGAAAGCGATTGGAGTGACATTCCCCTAGACTGGTTGAATTCCTTTAACGTCGCCACGAAATCTTGTGATGTAGAATTAATGGTAGCCCTGTTGCATGACGTTCGCGATCGCCATGAATCCTTGGCCAATACCTTAACGAACTGGACCCAAAATTTTGAGTTTGAGCAAATCTTAACCTTTATCCAATCGGTCCTAGATTCACCCTAAAGACCGAGGGCTAAGGATTCTTAAACCGCAAGAAGCAGTTTGGGTAGGGGTTAATGGAGATGGCATGACTCTAGCTTCTTCCATTCGGATAGATGAGAGAGCCGATTCAGGGGATCGGCGATCGCCATAAATCCCCCCTTTGAATTCCCGAACTGCCTAGACCCCGGATTTCCCGTTTCAATCCATTTTTCATATTCATTGTATCGGCGAGGTATTGACATAATGAAAACAGAGGGAGAGCGGTCTTATAAAGGCGAGGTTTTGGTCGTTGATGACACCGTAGCTAACTTAAAACTGTTAGTGGATTTGCTGTCAGGTCATGGGTATAAAGTCCGAGCTGCACCGAGTGGAGTCTTAGCACTTCAGGCGGTGGAGGTCAATATTCCCGACCTAATTTTACTGGACATTATGATGCCGGACCTGAATGGGTATGAGGTTTGTAAAAGGCTCAAATCTCAAGAAGAAAGTCGCCATATTCCGATTATTTTTATTAGTGCTTTATATGAGACCTTTGATAAGGTTAGAGGGTTCGCCGTGGGCGGGTCGGATTATATTACAAAACCGTTTCAGGAAGCGGAAGTCTTAGCCCGGATTGAGCATCAAGTCAAACTGCAAAAATTAGAGGGAGAATTAAGAGAGCGCAACTTTCAACTAAGCTGGGAAATTCAGCAACGGAATGCGGCGGAACGGGAAAAAGATAGATTAATTGTTTCTTTACAAAAAAGTCAAAGGTCTTTAGCTACGGCCCAACGAGTGGCCGGGGTGGGCAACTGGGAATTGAATTGGTTGACTCGGCATTTAGTGCTCTCCGATGAAATGTTTCGAGTTCTGGGGATTCCACCTCAACTCAAACCCAGTTTTGCTGAAGTGTTAAAGACGATTCATCCCCATGACCGCAGGCGGTTTTCTAAAACCTTAAAGCAGGCGATCGCCTCGGGGAGTTCCTATCAAATTGAGGGTCGAATCCAGCGACCGGATGGGGAAATTATCTATGTAGAGGCCAAAGGAGAAGTGATTCTCGACCTCAACGGCAAGCCGAGTCAAATGTTTGGCACAATTTTAGATATTACTACCCGCAAACAGGTCAAAATTCAGTTACAAAAACAATTAGTCCGTAGCGAACTTCTGAGGGGCATTACAGAAAAAATTCGCTCGGAATTACAGCTAGAAAAACTGCTAGATACTGCGGTGCAAGAAATTAGAGATGCTTTTGGGGTGAGTTGCACCGAAATTCATACCTACCGAGAAACCCGAAATCCCCCCTTGCAAATTGCCGCTTTCGCCGTGGCGCAGGAGTGCCAAGGGAGTCGGGAGTTGGAACTGCCTCTGGATGAAACTCCCTACGCCGAACAATTTAAGACAAGCGATCGCTCCGTCGCCATCAATGACTTGCAAAGCGATCCATTATTTCAGCCGGTTTTGGCTCGATACCCAAAGTTTCAGGTCAAATCCATGCTATTGGTGCGGACCTCTTATAGAGGACAACCTAATGGGGCCTTGGTCTTGCATGAGTACGATCGCCCCCGGGAATGGAGCTTAGGAGAAATCGAGCTGATTGAAACCATTGCGGCTCAAGTCGGGATTGCGATCGCCCAAGCCAATTTTCTGAAACGGGAAAAACAAGCCCGCACCAAACTCAACCAACAAAACCAGCAACTTCAACAACAAATTAACGCCCGAATCCTCACGGAAACGGCCTTAAAAACCAGTGAAAGCAAATATCGAAACCTTGTTGAAACTTCTCAAGATTTAATTTGGACTATTGATACAAAAGGACGGCTCACCTTTGTCAATGCGGCGGTTCGAGAGATTTATGGATATACCCCCTCCGAGGCCATTGGGCGATCGTTTACGGATTTGATTCACCCCAGTCGGTGGAGTCAGGACCAAGAATTTTTCCGCCAGATTCTCCTGGAAGAACAAGAAATTTCTCAATATGAAACGACTCATATCACCCAAGCCGGAACCCCGATTTACATGATGCTGAATGCGATCCCATTGCGGGATGAAGCGGGTTTTGTGATTGGCATTACCGGGACGGCGAGTAACATTACGCAGCTTAAACAGACCCAAGCTAAACTGATTGAAACCAACCGCCTGCAAAAAGCTATTCTGAATAGTGCCGAACATACGATCATTGCCACAGACCCCCAAGGCACGATTCTCACCTTCAATGCGGCGGCTGAACGATTGCTGGGCTACAAGGCGCAAGAAGTGACCGCCCAGGCGAATGTGGTCATGCTCCACACCCGGGAAGAACTTCAGGAACGCGCGGCCACCTTAACCGCTGAACTGGGGGATGCGATCGCCCCAGGATTTGATGCGATCGTTGCCAAAGCCCGTCAGGGGGTCCCGGATATCCGGGAATGGACCTACCTCCGCAAGGATGGGTCTCGCTTCCCGGTGTGGCTTTCGATTACCGCATTACAAGATACAATGGGTCAGATTACCGGATTTCTCGGCATCGGCAGCGATATCACCGATCGCAAACAAGCGGAAGAAGCCCTCAAACAAGCGGCGAGCGCCGCAGAAATGGCTAACCATGCCAAAAGTGAATTTCTCGCCAATATGAGCCATGAATTGAGAACCCCACTCAATGCGATCCTCGGCTTTGCTCAGGTGATGGCCGGGGACCCTTCCCTCCAACCGGAACATCAACAACAAATTGAAATTATCAATCGCGCCGGTTCTCACTTACTGGAACTGATTAATGACATTTTAGAAATGTCTAAAATTGAAGCCGGGAGAACCACCTTAAAACTAGAACCGTTTGACATGGGGCAGATGCTGCGAGATTTAGAAGATATGTTGCGGTTTAAAGCCCATGAAAAAAATTTGCTCCTCATCACCAAAGTTGCCTCAAATGTTCCCCTGTACATCCGCGCCGATCAAGCCAAATTGCGCCAGGTGTTAATTAACATTTTGGGGAATGCTATTAAATTTACCCAAAAGGGTTCCATCACTCTGCGGGTTCACCAGCGGAATGGAGAGTGTGAATCGGGGATTCATCGGGATTCCTGTGCCTGCTTTCTTCAGTTTGAAGTCGAAGATACGGGCTCGGGAATTGCACCGGAAGACATGAACCTGATTTTTGAAAGTTTTGGTCAAACGGAAATGGGACGCAAATCCGGCCAAGGAACAGGATTGGGTTTACCCATTAGTCGTCAATTTGTGCGAATGATGGGGGGTGAAATTCAAGTCAGCAGCATCCTGGGAGTCGGCAGTACCTTTATCTTTGCGATTCAGGTTGAACCTGTGCCGCCGAGTGAAGTCACCCAGACTCAATCCAAGGGGACGGTGATTGGGTTAGCCCCGGATCAACCGAGTAAACGTATTCTCGTCGTGGACGATATGTTAGAAAGTCGGTTGTTGCTCGTCAAACTCCTGGGTAATATCGGCTTTGAAGTGCGCGAAGCGGAAAATGGACAAGAGGCGATCGCCGCATCCTTACAGTGGCAGCCTGATTTAATTTTAATGGATATCCGAATGCCCGTCATGGATGGCTATGAAGCCACCAAACAGATTAAAGCCATTGCCGGAAATCAGAAACCTGCTATTTTGGCCCTAACTGCCGGTGTATTTGAGGAAGATCGTTCGGCAGTATTGGCTGCCGGATGCGATGACTTTCTTCGCAAACCTTTAGAAAAAGATGAACTCTTTGAAAAAATCGGATCCCATTTGAATGTAAAGTATATTTATGCAAAAGATATTTCTCCCTATCACCGCTTAAATCCAGAGCGTGAACCCGGGGAAATCTCCTCGGATCAACTCAAATCTTATTTGGAAAGAATGCCCACTCACTGGATAGAAAAAATTTATGATGCTGCTGCTCAATGCAGTGATGATATGATTATAGAATTAATAGAAGAAATGCCTCCAGATTTTGAACCGGCAGGTCGGGCATTAAGCCAATTAGCCGAAAATTTTCAATTCCATCAGATTATGCATTTAACCTATTTGGAGGATTTATGATTCCAGGGTCAGTGGACTTGAAGAAGCCGGTTATTTTAATTGTTGATGATCAGCCGGATAATTTACGAGTGCTCTCCTCCATGCTTGTCCTCAAAGGGTATAACGTCCGCAAAGCCTTAACGGGGGAAATGGCATTAGCCACCTGCGAAAAAGTTGTTCCGGATTTGATTTTATTAGATATTATGATGCCGGATTTAACCGGCTATGAAGTCTGTGAATCCCTCCAGTCCAACCCCCTCACCAGCAAAGTTCCGGTGATTTTCCTCAGCGCCCTTGATGATATCACGGCCAAAGTCAAAGCCTTTAGTTCCGGAGGGGCCGACTACATTACCAAGCCCTTTCAAACTGAAGAAGTCCTGGCGCGAATCCATAAACAACTGACCATCGAGCGTCTACAACGGCAACTCCTTCAAAAAAATCAGGAGTTACAAACCCTGAATGAGGAATTACAAAGATCTAACGTTGAACTAGAGCAATTTGCGGCGATCGCCTCCCATGATTTGCAATCCCCCTTACAATTAATCATGGGCTATGCCGATATGTTACTCTGGAAATATGATACCTTACTTGATGAAAAGGGCGAACATTATTTAAGTGAAATTTCTAAAGCCACTCAGCGCATGAATCAACTCATTCATGATTTACTGTCCTATTCTCGGGTCCGAGTGGGGACAGCAGAACTTGAAACTATTGATTGTGAAGAAGTCTTAACCGAAGCCTTAGCTAATTTACAAGATGATATCAACGGCAGTGGCGCTTGGATCACCCACGATCCCCTCCCCATCGTCCTGGGCGATCGCACCCAACTGATCCAGCTTTTTCAAAATATCCTCAGTAATGCCATTAAGTTTCGCCGTCCCCAAGTGACCCCGGAAATTAACATTTC
The genomic region above belongs to Laspinema palackyanum D2c and contains:
- a CDS encoding PAS domain S-box protein — encoded protein: MKTEGERSYKGEVLVVDDTVANLKLLVDLLSGHGYKVRAAPSGVLALQAVEVNIPDLILLDIMMPDLNGYEVCKRLKSQEESRHIPIIFISALYETFDKVRGFAVGGSDYITKPFQEAEVLARIEHQVKLQKLEGELRERNFQLSWEIQQRNAAEREKDRLIVSLQKSQRSLATAQRVAGVGNWELNWLTRHLVLSDEMFRVLGIPPQLKPSFAEVLKTIHPHDRRRFSKTLKQAIASGSSYQIEGRIQRPDGEIIYVEAKGEVILDLNGKPSQMFGTILDITTRKQVKIQLQKQLVRSELLRGITEKIRSELQLEKLLDTAVQEIRDAFGVSCTEIHTYRETRNPPLQIAAFAVAQECQGSRELELPLDETPYAEQFKTSDRSVAINDLQSDPLFQPVLARYPKFQVKSMLLVRTSYRGQPNGALVLHEYDRPREWSLGEIELIETIAAQVGIAIAQANFLKREKQARTKLNQQNQQLQQQINARILTETALKTSESKYRNLVETSQDLIWTIDTKGRLTFVNAAVREIYGYTPSEAIGRSFTDLIHPSRWSQDQEFFRQILLEEQEISQYETTHITQAGTPIYMMLNAIPLRDEAGFVIGITGTASNITQLKQTQAKLIETNRLQKAILNSAEHTIIATDPQGTILTFNAAAERLLGYKAQEVTAQANVVMLHTREELQERAATLTAELGDAIAPGFDAIVAKARQGVPDIREWTYLRKDGSRFPVWLSITALQDTMGQITGFLGIGSDITDRKQAEEALKQAASAAEMANHAKSEFLANMSHELRTPLNAILGFAQVMAGDPSLQPEHQQQIEIINRAGSHLLELINDILEMSKIEAGRTTLKLEPFDMGQMLRDLEDMLRFKAHEKNLLLITKVASNVPLYIRADQAKLRQVLINILGNAIKFTQKGSITLRVHQRNGECESGIHRDSCACFLQFEVEDTGSGIAPEDMNLIFESFGQTEMGRKSGQGTGLGLPISRQFVRMMGGEIQVSSILGVGSTFIFAIQVEPVPPSEVTQTQSKGTVIGLAPDQPSKRILVVDDMLESRLLLVKLLGNIGFEVREAENGQEAIAASLQWQPDLILMDIRMPVMDGYEATKQIKAIAGNQKPAILALTAGVFEEDRSAVLAAGCDDFLRKPLEKDELFEKIGSHLNVKYIYAKDISPYHRLNPEREPGEISSDQLKSYLERMPTHWIEKIYDAAAQCSDDMIIELIEEMPPDFEPAGRALSQLAENFQFHQIMHLTYLEDL
- a CDS encoding response regulator, with amino-acid sequence MIPGSVDLKKPVILIVDDQPDNLRVLSSMLVLKGYNVRKALTGEMALATCEKVVPDLILLDIMMPDLTGYEVCESLQSNPLTSKVPVIFLSALDDITAKVKAFSSGGADYITKPFQTEEVLARIHKQLTIERLQRQLLQKNQELQTLNEELQRSNVELEQFAAIASHDLQSPLQLIMGYADMLLWKYDTLLDEKGEHYLSEISKATQRMNQLIHDLLSYSRVRVGTAELETIDCEEVLTEALANLQDDINGSGAWITHDPLPIVLGDRTQLIQLFQNILSNAIKFRRPQVTPEINISFTLHPNNLAEFSIQDNGIGIAEEDYPLVFEIFKRIHAYHKYPGTGIGMSLCKKIVEVHGGRIWLNSQLNSGTTFFFTLTLPSP